Below is a genomic region from Bradyrhizobium sp. 1(2017).
AAGCCCTGGCGGATGCGGCGCTCGCGTCAACCGGCGCGGTGCCGGCGACTTTCGCCGGGGTGAGGGAGGCCAGAAGGAATTCGGCTCCCGGGAGAGCACGGCATAAGCCGTCCGACCATCGCGCGGGGAAGGCCGTGTGTTGGGCTTCACCTGTATGCTGCTGTGCGGTTCTTCCTGCGTGTGCCTTTCGCGCAGTGGACCGCGGGTGCCGCCGGCACCCGGCCTTCCCTGCGCCCTCTTGGTTAGGGCGAAGTGACGAAGCAAAGCTCGGGCGAAATCAGTCGCGAGAACGGGAAGCCGTGTCTGTAGCCACGCACGCGCTGTCATCGTCCGGCTTGACCGGACGATCCAGTATTCCGAGGCGGCAGTGATTGCATCGAGACGCCGCGGCGTACCGGATTCCCCGCTCCAGTGCGCAATTGCGCACAAGGCGGGGAATCCAGTGGAGATTGGGCAGCCAACGATCGCCTCATACTCCGTCATTGCGAGCGCAGCGAAGCAATCCAGAGTCTTGCAACGGTGGGATTCTGGATTGCTTCGTCGCAAGGGCCCCTCGCAATGACGACTGCGGAGGCAGTGATGCGCGCCACGCCGCTCTCGCGCCCCGGACGCAGCGCGGCGCGTGCGGGACCCGAGAGCTGCCGGACCTCATTTCCCCATTCACAACCACGTGTCTTTATTCGGAAACGGTCATTCCCTATCATGCCGCGATGCACAAAACCGCTCTCAGATCTCAGTCCGCCGCCCGTCCGCCCGGCCGTCCCCGGGAGTTCGACATGGACACCGCGCTCGACAGGGCGGTGCGGGTGTTTCGCGAGCGCGGTTATCATGCCACCTCGATCGGCGACCTCACCGCGGCGATGCGGCTGGCGACGGGGAGCGTTTACAAGGCCTTTCGCGACAAGCATGCCGTGTTCCTCGCCGCCTTCGAGCGCTACACCAGTCTGCGTCAGGAGCAGACGCGCAGCGCAGCGGCGCGTGGCACGAACGGCCGCGAGCAAATCCGCAATGTGCTCTTGTCCTATGTCGCGCATTCCCAGGGCAGCGAGGGGCGGCGCGGCTGCCTCGTCGTCGGCAGCGCGGTCGAGATGTCCGCGCTCGATCCGGTCGTCGGCGCCCGCGTCAATGCGCAGCTCAAGGCCAACGAAAGCTTCATCGCGGGGCTCATCCGCGATGGGCAGGCCGACGGCTCGATTCCCAGCCATGTGGCGGCCGACGACACCGCGCGGCTGATGATCTGCATCACGCAAGGCCTGCGCGTCGTCGGCAAGGCACGCCTGCCGCTCGACGGCGACCGTCTCGTCGCCGTCGCCATGAAGCTGCTCGCCTGAATTTTTTGTCATAATAGGGAATGGTCATTCCCTATATCTGGAGTTTCTGTGAATGACGATGAATGCCACGATCGAGGCCGCGCCCGAACCGGATGCGATCTCGCAGCGCCTGACCCTCGTGCTTGCCGCGGCCTGTGGCATGGTCGCCGCCAACATCTACTATGCTCAGCCGCTGATCGCCCCGATCAGCGCCGTGCTCGGCCTCTCGCATGCGGCCAGCGGGCTGATCGTCACCATGACGCAGATCGGCTACGGCACCGGGCTCCTGCTGATCGTGCCGCTCGGCGATCTCGTCGAGAACCGCACGCTGATCTGCTCGGTGATCGCGCTCGGCGCCGCGTCGCTGCTTGCCGCTGCGTTCGCAACTCATGCGCTGCCGTTCCTGATCGCCTCGCTGTTCATCGGGCTCGGCTCGGTCGCGGTGCAGATCATCATCCCCTATGCCGCGCATCTGGCGCCGGAAGCCATTCGCGGCCGCGTCGTCGGCAACGTCTCCACGGGTCTGATGCTTGGCATCATGCTGGCGCGCCCGGTGTCGAGCTTCGTCACGGCGGCGCTGTCGTGGCATGCGGTGTTCTTCTGCTCGGCCGCGCTGATGATCGTGCTCGCAGCCGTGCTCTGGATGACGCTGCCGAAGCGCAGGCCGGTCGCGCGCATGCATTACGGCGAGTTGCTGCTGTCGATGCCGCAACTGGTGCGCACGACGCCG
It encodes:
- a CDS encoding TetR/AcrR family transcriptional regulator — protein: MDTALDRAVRVFRERGYHATSIGDLTAAMRLATGSVYKAFRDKHAVFLAAFERYTSLRQEQTRSAAARGTNGREQIRNVLLSYVAHSQGSEGRRGCLVVGSAVEMSALDPVVGARVNAQLKANESFIAGLIRDGQADGSIPSHVAADDTARLMICITQGLRVVGKARLPLDGDRLVAVAMKLLA
- a CDS encoding MFS transporter, coding for MTMNATIEAAPEPDAISQRLTLVLAAACGMVAANIYYAQPLIAPISAVLGLSHAASGLIVTMTQIGYGTGLLLIVPLGDLVENRTLICSVIALGAASLLAAAFATHALPFLIASLFIGLGSVAVQIIIPYAAHLAPEAIRGRVVGNVSTGLMLGIMLARPVSSFVTAALSWHAVFFCSAALMIVLAAVLWMTLPKRRPVARMHYGELLLSMPQLVRTTPLLRRRALYQASLFGCFTLFWTVAPLQLASEFGFTQRGIALFALAGVAGVFAAPIAGRLADRGHSRMATLVAMLLAVAGFLITHIGAAGSVLNLACLVAAAIAIDIGVQGNVVLGFRAIFVLGHEHRSRLNGLYMATFFTAGAAGSALGAYAFAQGGWTLASAIGLALPVAGLAYAATE